ACCTgctggacagggacagcaggaaacCCTCGACCACAGGGCCTGGGCTCCACTGGGAATGCTTTAGGAATTCCCTGGGCTCACAGTTCCCTGTGCTGGAGACCCTGGGCAGGTCCCAAGGGCCATTGACTGTGCTCTGAGCCTGGGGAGGTTTTTGGTGCCCAGCAGAGTTTGTTCCTGGCACccccaggctgagcccatcCCGCTGCAAGCCCTGGTCCCGACACTCCCATCCCTGGGCAAACTGCAGGGTATGGATGGGGGCATGGACACAGGGCACGGGGCTCTGAGCAGGGTCCCAGCGTGTCCTCAGGGGCAGATTTTAACCTGCTGAGTTTCCCTCCCAAGGCAGCAGACAGCCCAGCTGATGATGGCTTCCGAGCACCAAATGCCAGCCTCCAAGCAGCAGCAAGCCAGCTCCAAGGTCAGTGGGAGACTGCCCGGCCCTGCAGGGGGGTGAGGGCACCCTCAGCCTCCCTGGGTGCCCAAATCATACCCggaggcactgctgggagcagctgagctcCCCTTGCCAGCCCCCCTGGCACTCCCAGCTGGTgccaagcacagccagcagcgCTGCTGAGCCGtttgcagcagggccaggggatggggaatgggaattttttggCATCTCGCAGCCTCGGTGCAGGTGGAGCTGTTGGGAACAGATCAAGTGCTGATCTCCCACCACCgctgcacacacagcagatCTGTCCCCACCGCCGCTGACCCCTGAGATCTGTGCTGAGCTGGCGGCCCCGGGGCTGTCCCCGAGCTGTCCCCGGGTGTCTGGGTCACCGTGTCCCTCTGGTGGCTGCGGTGCTCCAGCCACAACCCGAGTCCCTCAGCTGTTTGCTGCCCACTGTGAGCGTGGGCATCCCTCTGCCGGGAGCACCGGGGCActgggacagagctggcagggcCTCGTGGGCACCCGTGAGTGAGACCTGCATCCTCAGAGGGGTGGCAGCGGTGGCTCGCACTTGCAGGCTCCTTAAAAGCCTCTGGAGTGCAGTTTTGGGAGAGGGAGAGGTCTGGATTGCTGCAGATGTGCTGTCCCCGTGGCCAGGGACAGCGTGTGCCCCCCGTAGTGGCGGCAGGGGCGGGGTGACACCCGCGCTGAGGTCCTGCTCTCTTCCAGATCGCCATCTTCGAGCAGGAGAACTTCCAGGGCCGCTGCCATGAGCTCAGCGGGGCCTGCCCCAACCTGAAGGAAGCCGGCGTGGACAAAGTGGGCTCCATCCTGGTGCACTCCGGACCGTACGTGAGGGATCTGGGGGCCTGcggggggtgggagggagggggctggggaggaggggtcTCCCCGCTGCCACACCCGCACGGCACCGCGGATTTCGTGCGGCCAACGCTGCTGAGCTGCTCGCCCGCCTCACCCCAGTGAGTGCCCGGTGCCAGGGCTTGCCAGCAGGTGAGCAGGGGGACACAGTGGGTGAGCAGGGGGTGACATTGTCACCTGGACAGGCTGATAACCCCGCTCAGCGGCGGGAGAGTGGAGGGGTGTGGGCATGGGCAGAGATCACAGCGTTACCCCCAGTTTGGTTTCCCTCCCTTTGGgtgcagggacaggtgagactgGGAGCCTCTTGgtgccctgctggccctgtgtgTGCTCTCCAAGCCACGGGCTCCGGGCAAGGGAGAGTCCCCCAAAAGCCCCTGGAGTGTTCCCAGCCtgcacccagcagtgctgctcccagaaCGACGGGGCAGCTGGTAGGAGCACAACCCCCGCTGGGACATTTGGGTGATCCTGTCAGTCCCCAGGGACCAAGGATGGGTGGCCACCACGTCGGAGCATCCCCAGCGGGAAGCCCTGCGGTGCCACTGCTGGCCGGGGGCTCCGCAGCCCCGCCTGGCACCTCCCTGGCACCTCTCCCTTCCTGGCATGGAGCAGGGGACACggctggggctcagcccgggcGCTCGCCGGGGGCGGTGCCAGGGGCCGATCCCCGCGCCGCTGCCCCCTCTGAAGCGCGTCCCCTGCTCTTTTCCAGCTGGGTGGGCTACGAGCAGGCAAGCTGCAAAGGGGAGCAGTTTGTGTTTGAGAAGGGGGAGTACCCCCGCTGGGACTCCTGGACCAACAGCCGGAGAAGCGACAGCATCACTTCCCTGAGACCCATCAAAGTGGTGAGAGCACCCAGACAGCCACTACCCACCCGCCAGACCAAGGTCTGCAGCCAGAAGTCTTCCCCAGCCTTCCCCCgccctccccagccccgcgGGCGGAGGGGCAGCCCCTCCTGCGCACCCTCGCCCCAGCCCTCGGGGCCCGGGGAGCCGTGGGGGGGTCGGAGGGGGCGCGGGGACGGGGGCAGTGGCAGGTGACCCCAGAGCGGAGGACGTCTGCTGGTAAGTCTGGCAGTGCCCGCGCAGGCAGCGGCTCTCTGAGCTGGATGGAGGGACGCGGAGCACCCCCGGCATCGGTGGGAGCGGCGGCGCACGGTGCCGGCCCTGGCCTCGGTTTCCCCAtagccctgggctctgcccccccctgcccagccccgcggggccggcaGCCGCTGACCCCCGTCTCTGCTCTcccggctgcaggacagccaggAGCACAAGATCGTGCTGTACGAAAACCCCAGCTTCACCGGCAAGAAGATCGAAATCATAGACGACGATGTGCCCAGCTTCCACGCACACGGCTACCAGGAGAAGGTCTCATCCGTGCGGGTGCAGAGCGGCACGTGAGTAGCGGGGGAGGCGCGGGTGGGTCCCGGGCGGTGCCGGAGCATCCCCACGGGGCTGGGCTCCGCCGGGCGATGGTTGGGATGCGTGTGTTGTATAACCCCCCCACCCCGCTTGCCTTGCCAGGTGGGTGGGATACCAGTACCCTGGCTACCGGGGCTACCAGTACCTGTTTGAAAAGGGGGACTACAAGGACAGCTCAGACTTCGGCGCTCAGCACCCCCAGATCCAGTCGGTCAGGCGCATCCGGGACATGCAGTGGCACCAGCGCGGTGCCTACCACCCCACCAACTAAAGCCCCCGGCCCGTGCCGGGGCGCGGGGAGCGGAGCAAGCGTTCCCCCGGCCGCCGCTGTGCCCCCGCGGCCTCGCCTCCCGCCTCCCCCCGTGTGATGCCCGCGCTGCCGAAGCGACTCAATAAAGCTTGGAGTTTCAaagtcccagctctgccctttcATTCGCGGCGTGCGGAGGGACCCCGCTGCCGGGATGCCCGCCCTGCCCTCCGTGCTcctgggtggggagggggctcatCGCCACGCCCCCGATGTGCCACCCAGCCACCCAGCGCCGGTGCCACCGGGGCTGCCGGGTCACCCAAGTGTCCGGGGTGAGGGAGGTGacctgggggctctggggctcaGCCCCGTCCTGGGCGCACGGCCAAGGCCGTGGgtcacatcctgctgcagggacaaaGGTGTCCCCTGAGCACCGGGGCAGATGCCACAGATGCTGGGGGAGCTACGGGAGGAATTGCCCTCTCGGCTGGGGCACCTCCAAGGCGAATAACGGTATTGGTTATTAGGCTCTGAAAGCTTTAATTAGTAACAGTGCTTTAATTTAGCAGTCACGGTGCTAGAGGATGCTTTTATGATCGTGTCATAAATCGGGCAAAGGAAGCGGAGGAGCGCAGCTGCCTGGCCGGGGTCTCCGTGTGGTGGCAGAGGCGGTGGCGGTGACAGACGTGGTGGCGGGGGCGGCTGGGCTCGGTCCCCTCCGGCAGCAGGACGTGGCCGTGGCAGCCGCTCAGTGTCACTGCGGCAGTGTGGGCACGGGGGGCACAGGTGAGGGGCACCTGACGGGGCACTCCGGGCACCCCGTGGCTCCTGCCGCTCTCCTGGCCCATGCAGGGACCTGCCTGGCTGCGGTGTTTTGGTGTGAATCCCGGCCAGCCCGGGAATCTCAGGGAGTCAGGGATGCTCAACATCCTCCTCGTCAGCTCCCGCGCCCAGCGGGCGGAGTGGGGTTTGCCCCCGGATCCTCCGTGTGCCAGAGGCTTTTCCCTGTGCTCCGGAGGAGCCCCCCggcgggcacagcccagcccacgGGCGACCAGCCCGATTCATCACTCGCCACGCGCTGCTGCGAGCTGCCAGCTCCTCGGCGAGGCTTTGGCAGCCACCGCGCTGCTTCCCTGCGGAAAGCTGCGCCTTTCCTTCCCCAGGGAGGATTCAGCATCATCCCAGACCTGAACGTTTTTGTGAAAAAAGGGGCTTTTAGCGGTAGCAGCGGCAGTGCCCGCGGTGCTCTGTGCGTGCCGGGAGAGTCGGTGGGAAACGGCGGCTTCTGGGGAGCAAactgctgaaagcagcagcggggtGGGGAGCAGAGACCCCAGATCACGGAGTCAGAGATTCCCAGCCGTGGAACCCTGGAACGGTtcgggctggaagggactttaaagctcatctcgttCGACtaccctgccacgggcagggccaccttccactcgcccaggttgccccaagccctgtccaacctgacaGTCgggggccagggcagctcccgCGGGGACACCGGAGCCCGGATCTGGGTgggctgggagggttctgggggaAAAACCACCGAAAGCAGAAGTGGAAAATGTGAACGAGCCCcgagcagctcctgtgggacCCGTTGGGGGAAATTCCTCATCTGGTGGCTGGGTGCACCCAGGTGGGCGCCCTCGGGTCACCTGGAagcagcctcagctctgccGAGGAGGGTTTTTCCCTCGCTGGCTCTGGGGAAATGTGCTGAgagaataatttgttttttaaacatttttattcaaaagcagAAGATCGCCTCCGTCCCACGCCCGCTGCCGAGCTGCCATCTGGCTCGCTGCTACCGCGCTCGTCGCCTCAGCAGCTCGGAGCCCCCTGGCCACCCcagccgtgtccctgtcccctccctcccgCTGGCCATCGTCCCccgctgccggcggggctgcgggagcgCGGGGCTGCCGGTGCCGGGGAGATGTCAGCGGTCCCACGgcgctgctgggctggctgggtgGGTGGTTTTGCCGTCGTGCCAACAGCCGGCAGAGCTAAAGCTGTtctccaggctggggaagggatttttttttttttttccttttttttttttcacccagcaAAAAGAACTGGGGGGGATCAGACCCCACCGCTGCCGGCCGTGCTGGTTCCATCCCCCGGTTCCTGCCGTGCCCACGGCGGTTGGAGCGTGCCGGGGTGGGCGGGGGGATCCCCGCGACCCCCGGCAGGTGAACCCCACAGGGGAGGGGCTGCCTGCAGGGGAACAGCAGCAATTTGCCATGGGGTAATTAATGAAAGAGTGAGAACGATGCAAGCCCTGGCTAAATCCGACACTGAGGtgtcttttccttcctgttttcttttccaactgGAGCAGCAGCCGCTGGCTGTCCTCGGGAAGTGCCTCCGTGAGGACCGCGGGTGATGCGGGATGGgctggtgaggaggaggaggcaaaaGCGGTGAAGAAATGAAGATGTGCCCGTCGGCTCCCACTGgctttgctttgcctttgcCGGGTGAATCCCACCTCGGGACACCCCAGGTTGTAGAATCATAGGCTAAGAAACAATAGTCTTGAAAAATATGAGTTGTTTTTTACTTAGATACAGCGGGCTGAGCTCAGTCGCTCCTGCAGCCTGGGTGCTCTGGGTACGTAATGTGCCCTGCCAGCTGTAAGGGCTTTACTGTGGGTTTCACGGATTTTTACCCTCTGAAAATTATTGTTATATTTGATTCTCCATCTTCAGGAGCCACGTGATTACATGAGATTCTTagcttcaatttttttctcttcttctttgcATTAAATGGAGCCTCCAGCCTCATGTTTGTGCCTCCACGCACAGACCCAGCCACAGACACTGGAGGtttaaggaaggaaggaaaaccaaGCAGGAACCCAGAATGTATTATTAAAGCCTTGTGGTTTTCAGGGCAGATTTGTGATTTATAAATGTTCAGCTTTGGCATGTGGAAAAGTAATCTCTGCTCTGATTAATGCGAGGGCTGATGCAGGAGTGAAATATCccggagagagagaggagcttTGGCTCTGGCTGTCCCCGAGAATGGGCATTCCTGTCCTCAGTGCCAGGCTCCCATTTGccttctgctccttgtttttgtTCCTGACATCAGTGTGATGAGGCAGAGTGAGGAAGCAACGAAACCTCTACAGCTCCTTACAGCCAGTAAAATCCCCGTCCGCTTGAAAAGCTAATTAAGAAACATCACTTCTTCAGAGGCCAGAATTGGAAGCAGCCTCGTGGAGACATAATGGGATTACCGGGTATCAGGGGATTGCAGCCGGCCAGGACAGCGACGCTGCTGCCCCACCATGATGAAACCCTCAAGACCAACCCAAAACTCTTCTCTAACCCCGAGAGCCAAGGCGATGTTCTGGGAACCGCGGTGGGAGTGAGGAGCTGGGCAGTCGCAGCCGCCCGGCTGCCGTGGGACGGGGCTCCCCCTCCGCGTCCGACACCTTTCCccaaacaaatggaaaaaagcaaatgttaCATCCCCCCCCGGGCCAGCGGCCAGGGCAGCCCCGATTGCTCCGGGTTCACCCGCAGTGACACTGTGACCCCTCCACGGGGACACCGCGGccggagagcagcagctccaggtggggcattggcacaggagcagccagcGCTGTCACGTCCTTCGAGGCTGCAAATCCAGCGGCAGGGAGCTCTGTCCGTGCCAGCGGAGGCCGAGGAACGCTGTCCGAGCTGGAAACCCCTGGGCAGCGCAAGTGGCAATTAGGAAACATCTGCTCCTCTCAGCCCGGGCGGGCTGCGAGCGAGCGCATGGCAACGTAATGGGATTAAAATGTATCACCGGATTACGGCAGTGCTGGCAGATCAGCTGCCGTGGATGTTCTTAGGAAACcgtggggggaaaaaaaaaaaagaaaagtaaatttctCTCTTCGGCATGGACATAAcctttatgtttcttttttatttataccTTATGCACGGTGCAGAGATGGAGCCAGACATTCTCTCTGCACGGTTCAGTTCATCTCAAAGGAAACCGGGGCTGAGTTTAAGCAATTTTAGGTGAAATGGCCGTGTGAGCAGCCagtccctggtgctgccaccacagccGTGGCCTCAGGCCAGGAGAAGTGGTTTTAGCTGGGAGCCTGGGGTATGACACGGTGGCCTGTCGCCTCTGTCACCTCTGTAGGTGTTGGGAGGTGTGTCACCAGCTGGATTTGGTCCCTTTGGCAGAGCGTTGGGTGGTGGGAGGCTGGTGCAGGAGCGGGGCTGTgtctggagcatccctggggctcTTCCCCTCAGGGGAAACACCCAGGCTGCAGAAAAACCCTGAGCGAAGAAGCATCAGGAAAGAAGTTTGAGGCAGGAGCAAGAGAGGGGCCGGCATTCACCGTTCCCTATGGCTCCTGTCAGAAAGGCACAGCCCACTCGCCCCATCCTGCCCACCCCGGGCTCCCCCATCGCCGCCACGCCGGGCACAGCTGGGCCGCTTTGGGGGTCTCCATCCCTTTGTACCCAACGCCGGGGGGCCGTGCCAGGCatgggcacagcagccctgcagacaaTGGGGACATTCTTCGGCAAACCAAAGCAATAACGCCGAGAGCCGCCCGCTATTTTGGGAGCTCATATGCTCCAAGGCAAATGTCATTTGTGTGTAAGATCCATTTAGGGAGCCGCGTAATGAAGTCGTGCATCATGAGGAGGGACCAGCTCACTTAGCAACCTTCCCGCGTGTGACGTCTGGTGTTCCTCTGCAGGACGGGATTGCTCCTTCGGCAGCCGCAGAACAAAACGCTGCTCGCAGCTGCCGGGAGAGGCGCTTTGGGCTGCGAGCAGCTCCCACCAACACCCAGCTCCGGAGGTGGGCTTGTGCCCCTGTGCTGTGCGGGGTTTGGGTGCTGCGAGCCcctgagctgcccctgcccgCCGCGCCTCGGCTCTTTTAGGGGTggaggaagctgaggcaggGTGGGGGGACAGAGCCCTTTGGTTGTGGGGAGAACTGCCGTCTCATTTCCCATCGGGAGATGCCCCCTGGGTGGGCGTGCGGGTGCCCTGATGTGCTGGTTGTACTGGGCATACTGGGTACCCTGGCGTGCTGGATGCGCTGGGGGCTctgggcacaggctggcagcaggaggagggcagggaaggagaggatgGCTGTCTGACGCGGCGGAATGTCTGTCCGGGTTCTCTGCAGGTTTCCGGATGATGAGCAATTACGGGTGAGATTTAGAGCAGATTAAGTCAGAAGGCAAAGTCCATTATCTGCCCAGATGAGCTGCAAAGGCAGTGTGGAACGGGAAGTGGGGCGCTTTAACCCTCATCCCGCTGGACACCGCCGGCTCTCTGAAGGACAGCGGCTCTGCTCCCCTGGACATGGCGACATCAGGACCGCAGCAGGCCCCTTCCCACAGTCATGGGATTTTGGTGCCCGAGCTTGCCCTAATTTCCTTATGGAACGCATGCCCTGCCTGTAGGAGACCTGCTTCACCCTCCCGTTGGAGGTGCCTCTCCCCAGCCGCAGGGCCAAGCTGAGCTGCAGATGCTGAGGCCGCGGGGATGCATTTTAGCAGAAAGATGCTTTTGAGGTCACTGAGGGTTTATTCACTGTGCTCTCTGACGTGTAAATCTCTCTGAGAATAGTCCCTGTTCCCTCGGGGAAGGCTGTCCTGGGGGGGCTGAAGCCACCCTCGTGGATGTGCCCACTGACCCACCCCGGAGAGCCCCTGCGGCCACTCCCCTGGGCAGCGGCCTCACTGGAACCACGTTCCCTCAGCTGTGAAATGAAGGCTGTGAAATTTACTGCTCTGCTTTACAAGGGCACCGAGAGGCAAGATTAATTGTTTGGCCTGTGGGGCTGCAGATAGGATGGGCTATGATCCTCGAAtccttctgttttgctgtttgcaaGGCACTGCGGGAGCGCGGCTCCGCTGGGATCGTGggctcctgtccccagcctcgCTCCGGATGGCCACGGATTTGGGAGCTGGCTCAAGGGCAGATTCAGCAGCTTGGGGACAGCACGGCCGGTGGCTCTGGTGACCTCAGACCCGACATGCAAAGGGCAGCTCAGTCCCCAGCACCTGCGTGTGGGGCAATGACGCAGCTGGAGGCACCGGCTGCGACACGGACCTTTGGTGTTGGGATTAAACTTGACACTTAGAGCCCGAAAATCTGCTTAGGGGAAAGCTGACACAAacctcagcactgccaggacGTGTGCTGTGGAGCAGGGTCAGAACCCTCCCTGCACTCTGGCTGATCCGAGGCCAGTGTCCCAGTGGGTGTTACCCACAGCTGTGTTCCACACATCCCACAGCCCTCGAGTGAAAAATCCCAGTGTGGGATGATCAAGGCCTGCAGCAGATGTCCCAGCCGTGCCAGCCCATCTacagctcccagcccttccccacagcaggggtgtccccagtggTTTTGCCTCCTCACTCCCTGGGGATGCAGGTCCAGAGtcccatcccagagccctggctCCTTCCCAGTGCAGTGAATTCCCaaacatccctgtgccctgtcatCAGCACCAGTCTCTTGGCATCCATGCAGGAAGCTGTCCCCCCCACCTTTGCTGGCCCTTCAGCTTGCTGGGGTGCTCCTTCCACTCGTTCTGTGCCAGTCCTGGAGATTTTTGCTGCAGAATCAGAAATTCTGTGGGAGAGCTGGCACCCAGCACCCTTGCCCATGCTtttgggcacagcacagctcctctgggaccTGGGTGCTACTGATACCAAAGTGAGTTGTCCCTGTCATCTCCCACCGAGCTGCAGAAGGCAGTAATGAAGGCTGCTGAGCACGCACTTCTCCCTAAATTACCTCATTTATTCAGGGAATCAGATGCCGCAGTCTTTCATGGCTTCTTGTGAGGCTCGGATCTTGTGGGATGCAAGGCTATTAATAGGACCCAATCTCTCcccttcttcttctccaggctaaaggCAGAAGAATTCAAACAAGGGCCCCTTTGATGTGACAGAAGTACAAATAAACCCCGTGCCATTTCGCTCCCAAGCAGGCAGTGCATTCCCAGGCTTTGCCTGGGTGAGGGCTggaccagcagctcctgggagctcgGGGGCCAGCCAGCCAAGGTGGAGGAGCAGCCTGTGGTGCCTCTTTCAGCTGTCACTGCCCCTGTCTGTGGTGACATCAGGCACCCAGGGCCAGCGCTGAGACCAGACAGGTGAGATCGGATGCGGGTGAATGATCAGCCAGGGCAGCAAATGCCAATTTGTGTGTAAACAGACTTAGAGCACAGAGAGCCAGGGAAGAGAAATAACTAGAAAGCATTTCCCACACAACCAGACTTGTTTCCAAGGAGCAGAGACAGCCTCTCCAGCGCTCTGGTGGGATTTCAGCCCCGCATCCTCTGGCTGCAGACCCCCTCCCACTGTGCCTGGTCCAGCATTGCTGTGGCTGGAGTTGGCTCTGAGCCCTTCCAGCACTGACCTGATCCAGCCCTGTGATCCTGATCCACCCAGCAGAACCTCCTGGGGGAGAAAGGCTCTCGTTTCCAGCACTGCACAATTTACTTTTCATAGATGCTGTGACAGAACCTGAATTACCTTCTACAGTTTCAATATCTGCACAGTTGttggtttttctccttctgtcccTCAGAATTTATAGCCAAATTAGGcaattattgatttttttttccctttatcaAATTACATTCAAGCCAGCCTGTGGAACAGCAAATGCTCAATGGGTCCCTCTTGACATCTGTTTGTCTCATCAATCTGTGCAGGGAAAATGTTCCTGCAGTGTGTGATCCCACCACAGCGCTGAATGGGGACACTTTGACTCTTTGTGGGGCTTTGAGACATTTGCTGTTCCACTTCTCATTGGGTTTATTTGCTTTAGCTTGAAACAACACACTCTACTGTTTTTAAATCAGGGAGTTCTTGAAGACGGGTCAGTTCTGAGCTGGGCATGGGATGTCACaggctgggggacacagggaaggtGCCCTGTGACCCAGGAGGGGGGGTCTGTGAGGGTCTGCCCTTGGTTCTCAGGCCCCTCTAACCCCcgtgggcagggctggaatgAGCTCCTCCAGCAAGGAGTGAGCGAGGTGCCGTGTCCATGTCATGACTGAGCTGTAAGAACAGCCACAGGTGGAGATTTATGTGTGAAAATGGCCCAAACTTCCCTGCCCGTGAGAgttcctgcagagcagcccgGGTGGGTGCAGGGGGGATGTACCAAGTGATGCTGCTTAAGGAGCAGAACCAGGGCTGGGTTCTGCAGATCCCTGGCTCTCCCTCCTGCAGTGGGTGTTTCACCTCTCCAGTGTCACCCCCGTGCCTCCATGAGTCACCCAGGATGGTTTTggtgtggcagtgctggctctgtGACCCAGCTTTGTCCTGatgctgtcctgctgctccttttaAAGCTTGCCCTGGCCAGGTGAGGGGGTGATGCTCCTTTATTTATCTGTGTGcatgagggagggagggaagctgTGCCATCAGCGATGTCCCCGCTGCCAAGGGGTCACAGCCTGGGCTCCGGGCTGCAGCTGGCAAGGCACAGCCTGgggtgggaggcagcagcaggacattgCTGTGTGCCATGTCAGGAGAAGTAAATGTGCAGAGGAAAATGTCAGTAAGGTATTTTTATTACACGGTGAGAGGGGTGGTGTGATGCAATTGCGAACGGGAGGCCCCGGTCTTCTCGTGCCTGTGTTTTCTCATGCAAGGCTTTATAGATGTTGCATGACTTTCAACTCTGCTC
The nucleotide sequence above comes from Vidua macroura isolate BioBank_ID:100142 chromosome 18, ASM2450914v1, whole genome shotgun sequence. Encoded proteins:
- the CRYBB2 gene encoding beta-crystallin B2 isoform X1; translation: MMASEHQMPASKQQQASSKIAIFEQENFQGRCHELSGACPNLKEAGVDKVGSILVHSGPWVGYEQASCKGEQFVFEKGEYPRWDSWTNSRRSDSITSLRPIKVVRAPRQPLPTRQTKDSQEHKIVLYENPSFTGKKIEIIDDDVPSFHAHGYQEKVSSVRVQSGTWVGYQYPGYRGYQYLFEKGDYKDSSDFGAQHPQIQSVRRIRDMQWHQRGAYHPTN
- the CRYBB2 gene encoding beta-crystallin B2 isoform X2, with amino-acid sequence MMASEHQMPASKQQQASSKIAIFEQENFQGRCHELSGACPNLKEAGVDKVGSILVHSGPWVGYEQASCKGEQFVFEKGEYPRWDSWTNSRRSDSITSLRPIKVDSQEHKIVLYENPSFTGKKIEIIDDDVPSFHAHGYQEKVSSVRVQSGTWVGYQYPGYRGYQYLFEKGDYKDSSDFGAQHPQIQSVRRIRDMQWHQRGAYHPTN